The genome window ACAGCTTTAACATCTTCCAGATTTTCTACTACTTTTTCTATCGGTATGGAAACTTCTTCCATGATTTTCTCCGGCGTAGCTCCCGGGTAAACATCCATTACGGTTAAGTATGGAATAGAGATATTTGGTATGGTTTCCATATTCATTTTTGTACCAGAATAGATACCTGATACAGTAATAATAATGGTTAGTAACCAAACCGCAAGCTTGTTACCTAACACAAAATTTACTAAACCTTTCATAATACACCTTCCCTTTATTGACTAATCTAACTCATTTACTTATAATAAATGACTAAGTAGTCATATGTCAATCAATAGTACATAGGAGAGAATGAGATGACAAAAAAACAGCTGATCATGGAAAAATCAATAGAGTTATTTGCAAAGCAAGGATTTGCGGCTACTTCCGTTCAACAAATAACGGAACATTGTGGGATTTCTAAAGGGGCCTTCTATTTATCCTTTAAGTCAAAGGATGAACTAATTATGGCTTTAGTTGATTATTTTATGGAACAGTTCATCGTGAAACTTGACTATGCAGTCAATCACGTAGATGATATTCTTTATCATTTTTATTATGAAATATTATATACATTTAAGGAAAATTCTAGTTTTGCGATGTTATTTATTAAAGAGCAAGCGCTTTCGTTTAATGAAGAATTTATTCGAAAGTTTACTTATTATGATCATTTATTGGAAAAAACAATCGAGCATATGATTGGAGAAGTATATGATTCATCCAAACAAGCAATCAAGTATGATTTAGTATTTAGTATTAAAGGGTTTCTTAATACTTATACGCATATTGTATTAAACCATAATAAATATATTGATTTTGATTTACACAGGCTTGCAAAATCTCTTGTAGAGAAAACAGACATCCTAGCTTCATATACAGAATCACCATATTTTACAGAAAGTATCTATCAGTTGCTGCATCAGTCCGTTAAGGAAGAAAGTGCGACAAAAGAGGATTTACTGCAACTTATAAAAGGGAAAAGGGAAGAAGTAGATGATCATTATGTGAACGAATCGCTTTCTTTACTGATAGAGCAGTTGGAAGAGAAAACATTGAACCCGGTTTTACTAAAAGGATTGATTGAAAACATTCGACATCATCGTGACTGTATTTGGTTATCCTATTTATTATTTCAATATTTTCAGCTTCATCCGAGTCATCAACAATAGATATATTTTAAAGATGAATTCTTTACAGGATTCATCTTTTTTTTATTTAAATCCTTTCAAAGCAATCAAGGAATCGTATCAAATAAAATATTCTTGATAAAAGTGAAAATATACACTAAAATTGAAATAAATCATTTGTTATGACGAATAAATGAGAGTTTGTAATGATAAAGGAGAAAAAAATGAAAGTATTTCAAGCAATTATAATGACGGTATTTATTGGATTTATCGGTTTTTTTGCAACAATGTTAACCACTTTATTCACAGCGAGTACATTTTATCTATGGTTTTTACCGATTATTACTGTACTTTATATAATAACTGTTTATCTATTAATTTTTGAATGGTGGAAGAAAAAAGCGGTCAAAAAGGCAAGATTAATGATTTTAGCTATTAGTATCTGCGGGATAGCGGGTTATATAATTTATGAACATTACGATAAAAATTTAGAGGTTGTTAGTAGTCAAGATACGGATTTAACAGAATATATGCCATTTTTAGAGGGAACAAAAGCAGTTTCGCTGAAAGAAGAATCACCATTTAAAATTGAAAAAAATCTTCCGCGGTTAGATGGCTCTACCGCTCTTTATCCTGTATATGCAGGATTTGTTCAAGCAGTGTATCCACAAAAGAAGTATCCGTTAGAGGAAAGTGAGGTAGTTTCAAGTCAAACAAGTGAGGCATATAATCGCTTATTAAATCGTGAGGCAGACATTATATTTATGCCAAAGCCTTCAGAGAAACAATATAAAATGGCTGAGAGCCAGGGGGTGAAATTAAAGCTGACGCCAATTGGGAGAGAGGCATTTATCTTTTTTGTTCATGCAAAAAATCCAGTGGAAACACTCAGCATAGAACAAATACAGGATATTTATTCTGGGAAAATAAGAAACTGGAAGGAAGTCGGTGGAAAACATGAAAAAATTAGAGCATTTCAAAGACCAGAAGAAAGTGGCAGTCAATCTGCCTTGCTAAGGGTCATGGATGGAAAACCGTTAATGGACCCTCCCACAAAGGATATTGTCGATGCAATGGAAGGCATAATAAGTGAAACTGCAGACTATCAGAATAAAAGTAATGCAATTGGATTCTCTTTCCGGCATTTTTCAGAAGATATGGTGCGTAATGGAAAAATAAGAAATATTGCTGTTGATGGAATACCTCCTACAGTAGAAACAATTAAAGATGGAAGTTACCCATTCATTAATGAATTTTATGCTATAACGCTGGAGGATAATAGCTCTCCCCAAATAGATGGATTTTTAAAATGGATGGTGTCAGAGCAAGGCCAACAGATTGTTTCGGAAACTGGTTATGTGGCAGTTGAATAGATACTAATATGTGGAAAATCTTTATTTGGGTAACCGGTAGTATTTATTACTGACCGAGTTACCCATTTATATGGTAAACAGCAATGAAAGAATCTTTATTTTGTATTTATAAGTGAAAACTAACTAATTAGAATGATAGATATCAGTAAATAGGGGGGGAATCAGCCAAAGTAGGAAAATATCAGCCAAAACAGCAGGGGAATCAGCCAAAGTAGGAAAATATCAGCCAAAACAGCAGGGGAATCAGCCAAAGTAGGAAAATATCAGCCAAAACAGCAGGGGAATCAGCCAAAGTAGGAAAATATCAGCCAAAACAGCAGGGGAATCAGCCAAAGTAAGAAAATATCAGCCAAAGCAGCAAGGGAATCAGCCGAAGTAGGAAAATATCAGCCAAAGCAGCAAGGGAATCAGCCAAACTAGGAAAATATCAGCCAAAACAGCAGGGCAATCAGCCAAAG of Niallia circulans contains these proteins:
- a CDS encoding TetR/AcrR family transcriptional regulator; protein product: MTKKQLIMEKSIELFAKQGFAATSVQQITEHCGISKGAFYLSFKSKDELIMALVDYFMEQFIVKLDYAVNHVDDILYHFYYEILYTFKENSSFAMLFIKEQALSFNEEFIRKFTYYDHLLEKTIEHMIGEVYDSSKQAIKYDLVFSIKGFLNTYTHIVLNHNKYIDFDLHRLAKSLVEKTDILASYTESPYFTESIYQLLHQSVKEESATKEDLLQLIKGKREEVDDHYVNESLSLLIEQLEEKTLNPVLLKGLIENIRHHRDCIWLSYLLFQYFQLHPSHQQ
- a CDS encoding PstS family phosphate ABC transporter substrate-binding protein — its product is MKVFQAIIMTVFIGFIGFFATMLTTLFTASTFYLWFLPIITVLYIITVYLLIFEWWKKKAVKKARLMILAISICGIAGYIIYEHYDKNLEVVSSQDTDLTEYMPFLEGTKAVSLKEESPFKIEKNLPRLDGSTALYPVYAGFVQAVYPQKKYPLEESEVVSSQTSEAYNRLLNREADIIFMPKPSEKQYKMAESQGVKLKLTPIGREAFIFFVHAKNPVETLSIEQIQDIYSGKIRNWKEVGGKHEKIRAFQRPEESGSQSALLRVMDGKPLMDPPTKDIVDAMEGIISETADYQNKSNAIGFSFRHFSEDMVRNGKIRNIAVDGIPPTVETIKDGSYPFINEFYAITLEDNSSPQIDGFLKWMVSEQGQQIVSETGYVAVE